In Halichondria panicea chromosome 9, odHalPani1.1, whole genome shotgun sequence, a genomic segment contains:
- the LOC135341456 gene encoding caveolin-1-like isoform X1 produces MTTESEPALYPDPQPHNYEISIPMTTKETEVSEVPEVPEVQHHDTNSIRDDESELDVVDHKSPGDVPSRYLNLEFTATFHEHKKTSLIKPVHAVLGIIYKWIKIITYHIFVFVIGIPLMIIWALLNGIMAFIYSWIWSPTLRITIFWIAAILPLVTMPLVTIFRPLIDVAARCLSKIRCKAGVDGKGFVQNAVQNV; encoded by the exons ATGACTACTGAATCTGAGCCTGCCCTCTACCCTGATCCCCAGCCTCACAACTACGAGATTTCGATTCCCATGACTACAAAGGAGACAGAAGTGTCTGAGGTGCCTGAGGTGCCTGAGGTCCAGCACCACGACACTAACAGTATCAGAGATGATGAGTCAGAATTGGATGTAGTAGATCATAAGTCACCAGGAGATGTACCATCACGATACCTCAAT CTTGAATTTACTGCAACCTTCCACGAGCACAAGAAAACTAGTTTGATCAAGCCAGTGCATGCAGTTCTCGGAATAATCTACAAGTGGATAAAGATCATCACCTATCATATCTTTGTCTTTGTGATTGGTATTCCACTAATGATAATCTGGGCTCTGCTAAATGGCATAATGGCATTCATCTACTCGTGGATTTGGAGCCCTACTCTCCGTATCACTATCTTCTGGATTGCAGCTATACTACCCCTGGTTACCATGCCACTGGTGACCATCTTCAGGCCTTTGATAGATGTGGCAGCTCGCTGCCTCAGCAAGATTCGTTGCAAAGCAGGCGTCGATGGAAAAGGATTTGTGCAGAATGCCGTGCAGAACGTCTAA
- the LOC135341456 gene encoding caveolin-1-like isoform X2: MTTKETEVSEVPEVPEVQHHDTNSIRDDESELDVVDHKSPGDVPSRYLNLEFTATFHEHKKTSLIKPVHAVLGIIYKWIKIITYHIFVFVIGIPLMIIWALLNGIMAFIYSWIWSPTLRITIFWIAAILPLVTMPLVTIFRPLIDVAARCLSKIRCKAGVDGKGFVQNAVQNV, translated from the exons ATGACTACAAAGGAGACAGAAGTGTCTGAGGTGCCTGAGGTGCCTGAGGTCCAGCACCACGACACTAACAGTATCAGAGATGATGAGTCAGAATTGGATGTAGTAGATCATAAGTCACCAGGAGATGTACCATCACGATACCTCAAT CTTGAATTTACTGCAACCTTCCACGAGCACAAGAAAACTAGTTTGATCAAGCCAGTGCATGCAGTTCTCGGAATAATCTACAAGTGGATAAAGATCATCACCTATCATATCTTTGTCTTTGTGATTGGTATTCCACTAATGATAATCTGGGCTCTGCTAAATGGCATAATGGCATTCATCTACTCGTGGATTTGGAGCCCTACTCTCCGTATCACTATCTTCTGGATTGCAGCTATACTACCCCTGGTTACCATGCCACTGGTGACCATCTTCAGGCCTTTGATAGATGTGGCAGCTCGCTGCCTCAGCAAGATTCGTTGCAAAGCAGGCGTCGATGGAAAAGGATTTGTGCAGAATGCCGTGCAGAACGTCTAA
- the LOC135341439 gene encoding transmembrane and coiled-coil domain-containing protein 3-like isoform X1, translated as MLLYSRLLFTVLLLSQILLLEGIKDAVLPQPLYGTNRKHHSNNNLWYSRKLGSSNFSSSDLFLILNKKTRLLNTLEEHIQSLSSQPEISSELKLKLDLLKVFKNELKATEKSLSTVLNDLSQTLSSDYRSLETIKNSCFVRLNDIRNAAVLVEEDYNIIVELEKEMKSLDHNSSMQTHYHVINGIFKEISHAADDLENTLQEHLFSYSKKSVGAEIETVIKVKDSRWYNHGLFHMAKDYNGKLKPIDLQEGMSILIDSSSNQYILSHHHDVTIPIEDHNLIYDIVYLILLSFLFGGISSLFKVPSSFGYIFAGTLLGPTGYNCIESVVQVETIGEFGVMFIVFVVGLEFTPEKLRKVWSIAVYGGNLMFVCSMVLAVLVGLVLSVHPVHSLFVAACLSLSSGPLAQRLIGDVDHDCKPTGELKTTSSSKDLHELTESRSHSDLATPLAGLLVVQDIQLGLLVALMPFMRGSDSSWLFWALQLIQVIFGFPLLLFLTRGLTYRLLEMFYKVLETTLNKSANLLLGSLAVCFILFLIAEMLGASLELGGFLAGVAVSSQGASADRVRKLVKPLRDLFAVFFFASLGFHVFPTFLRSEFITVCAVTLFIIFLKFSLTVGVLGLFLGPCQPSTWTLSLSLAQMSEFSFVLASRGRRLGIVSREVYLVILSTATVSLLMAPLLWHLFRSRLRRVSPLMLIRSLFRLPRTILSKIRHSSSRSV; from the exons ATGCTTCTGTACTCAAGACTACTGTTCACAGTTCTGCTACTCTCTCAAATTCTCCTGCTGGAAGGTATCAAAGATGCTGTTTTGCCCCAGCCCCTTTACGGGACAAATCGCAAACACCATTCGAATAACAATCTATGGTATTCTCGAAAGTTGGGGAGCAGTAATTTCTCTTCAAGTGATTTATTTCTAATTCTGAATAAGAAGACTCGATTACTGAATACACTTGAAGAGCACATTCAATCATTATCTAGCCAGCCGGAGATATCATCAGAGCTGAAACTGAAACTGGATTTGTTGAAAGTGTTCAAGAACGAGTTGAAAGCGACAGAAAAATCTCTTAGTACAGTTCTCAACGACCTGAGCCAAACACTGAGCAGTGATTATCGATCACTCGAGACAATTAAAAATAGCTGCTTTGTGCGATTGAATGACATTCGAAACGCTGCCGTTCTAGTGGAAGaagactataatataatagtgGAATTAGAGAAAGAAATGAAATCCCTTGACCATAATAGTAGTatgcaaacacactaccaCGTTATCAATGGCATATTTAAGGAGATATCTCACGCTGCAGATGACCTTGAGAACACGCTACAAGAACACTTATTCAGCTACTCAAAGAAATCTGTGGGCGCAGAAATAGAGACAGTGATCAAAGTGAAGGATTCGAGGTGGTATAATCATGGTCTCTTTCATATGGCCAAGGATTATAATGGCAAGTTGAAACCAATCGATCTACAAGAGGGCATGTCCATACTAATAGACTCGTCCAGTAATCAGTACATCTTATCACACCATCATGATGTTACCATACCGATAGAAGACCACAACCTAATCTATGACATTGTATACCTTATCCTACTTTCGTTCCTTTTTGGAGGCATCTCATCTCTGTTCAAAGTTCCCTCGAGTTTTGGCTACATATTTGCGGGTACCCTCCTCGGCCCGACCGGCTACAACTGCATAGAATCTGTAGTACAGGTGGAGACCATTGGAGAGTTTGGAGTCATGTTCATTGTGTTTGTGGTGGGGTTAGAGTTCACACCAGAGAAACTCAGAAAG GTGTGGAGCATTGCAGTGTATGGTGGCAACCTGATGTTTGTCTGCAGCATGGTCCTGGCAGTGTTAGTGGGACTGGTTCTGAGTGTACACCCTGTTCATAGCTTGTTTGTGGCTGcctgtctctctctctccagtGGACCCCTCGCACAGCGGCTCATAG GTGATGTTGACCATGACTGTAAACCAACTGGTGAATTGAAAACTACCAGTTCTTCAAAAGATT TACATGAGCTGACAGAGTCCCGTTCCCATTCCGACTTGGCCACACCCCTTGCCGGCCTCCTAGTGGTTCAGGACATTCAGCTTGGCTTACTGGTGGCCCTCATGCCGTTCATGAGGGGCTCGGACTCCAGCTGGCTATTCTGGGCGTTACAGTTGATACAGGTCATCTTTGGGTTCCCCCTACTTCTCTTCCTCACCAGAGGACTTACTTATAGACTACTGGAGATGTTCTACAA GGTTCTTGAGACTACTCTGAACAAGTCTGCCAATCTACTCCTTGGCTCTCTGGCTGTATGTTTTATTTTGTTTCTG ATTGCAGAGATGTTGGGAGCCTCGCTGGAGTTGGGTGGTTTCCTAGCTGGTGTGGCCGTGAGCTCTCAGGGAGCCAGTGCTGACAGG GTCAGAAAGTTGGTGAAGCCACTTAGAGACCTTTTTGCAGTGTTTTTTTTCGCATCTCTAG GATTCCATGTATTCCCAACATTCTTGAGATCGGAGTTCATCACTGTTTGTGCTGTCACACTGTTCATTATATTCCTCAAA ttctcgCTGACAGTGGGGGTCCTGGGGCTGTTCCTCGGTCCCTGTCAGCCCAGTACGTGGACTCTCTCCCTCAGTCTGGCTCAGATGAGTGAATTCTCCTTCGTTCTGGCGAGCAGGGGGCGGAGACTCGGTATCGTATCCAGAGAG GTGTACTTGGTAATACTGAGCACAGCGACTGTGAGTCTCCTCATGGCTCCCCTCCTGTGGCATCTCTTCCGATCCAGACTGAGGAGAGTAAGTCCTCTAATGCTGATACGCTCTCTGTTCAGACTGCCTAGAACTATACTCTCTAAAATCAGACATTCATCATCTAGATCTGTATAG
- the LOC135341432 gene encoding ankyrin repeat and MYND domain-containing protein 1-like, producing the protein MSTSSECSLLPLTQSLRFKSGSLSKPSTDPLSGGDGVFEWPSGLQYIGEYVERKRHGYGVQLWPSGAKYEGYFQEDQRHGSGRHIWENGEEYEGEYQRDKKHGLGTYRWPNGAHMTGRFRQDCKEGHCVYVSACGEKFEGMYHGDVREGEGVLTYPGGRQDVGTWKGTKLIKLRFIVKEAYFNPDLPSKSPEEYSLGSPDLKERASFGPKGQLEIASEELIQAAGIGDVAKVTSLVKTGAVHVDVSDRNGHTALFAAAIHCHPDVINVLLDNCANVNKLDDIGVTPLNACYHILYCSTRQVRALLRLLPRLEYPLSDTSPPLSTTLTDCTLHTADFMSTPHNSHTSHTPCSHGHHHDTISTEKCSECKSLCGIQVSQTHNFQHTNTSDLQKVRSYPFLEAQNTGKVTFGSLSNLSIEQEQRLSDGILENRSGEKSKSQNNTTFVENEPVATFNMGLAIVEQPVDLADNLNHLHVYPPSSRPMSSSRPMSSSRPMSSSQPMSSLLDSTLLNSALGDLNAGYSATASVNSDILGVSVASTDFFSPSACFPEYEVRAISQESSSSQESLHDVSLAVEPPEKNDETIIFKTDKLDKLETHLQVSQKTSPRLLLLPNQLHSVGFKSPLVSSSVFSSTQYGPIVSAAQSTSLSCSSGSLAECSTLSDITEGSLVELSVRSFTVEETIDILLKRGADPNASSLPLTPLVYAIRSGDVQAVERLAERGADVNQTLPLQVGGHSSLMEAIRLVGPNPVCIIEVLLRYGALVNIPVHAYSLDPTSNPEEASESGLRSTDEPYRVVDKGATSIECSVLAGQNKGEGKYTPLHIACSHRELSDTTHEELSSTVLAMVDLLLGAGASVNVVAMGHSPLSLAIINGHDKVVERLLEHGGDPNLRLGAGVGTALCSLTTQQALKWRDGTTSLRMVGELLHHGASFTQPVKVAVKVVGSVTDFAHAALKQDKKLSCLKYSALNKSERARYMAWKKLLDNFVNLFKCRALFSISLTEYAWVQVQIDAKMDNKLQVIRERPSSAIHFKHPSFHKRTRHIRSAGGMPCKRRGKAELLPTFPLHTLGRALAKVTKHHGPTLNGGGSKIVLEEETAQTLSSKKSQEKRLLQLKDLFGSALEMFRLSTTTTIEGTASEDHTSAANYSPPKQEQWTLSCFCYECGRSGVRLIKCPGCCYLYYCSQACRVEGYKKGHKEECSGGFVKPASKTPKQPRSRQIYRAF; encoded by the exons ATGTCCACCAGCAGTGAGTGCAGCTTGTTACCACTGACCCAATCCCTTCGGTTCAAAAGTGGCTCTCTCTCCAAACCATCAACTGATCCTTTGTCTGGAG GTGACGGTGTCTTTGAGTGGCCCTCAGGACTCCAATACATAGGGGAGTATGTGGAGCGGAAACGCCATGGTTACGGGGTGCAGCTGTGGCCTAGTGGTGCAAAATATGAAGGTTATTTCCAAGAGGACCAAAGGCACGGCTCAGGACGACACATCTGGGAAAATGGAGAG GAGTATGAAGGGGAGTACCAGCGTGACAAGAAGCACGGCCTGGGGACATACAGGTGGCCGAATGGGGCACACATGACGGGCAGATTCAGACAGGATTGCAAGGAAGGACACTGTGTCTATGTGTCAGCATGTGGGGAGAAGTTTGAG GGCATGTACCATGGTGAtgtgagggagggggagggtgtCCTCACTTACCCAGGGGGCAGACAAGATGTCGGTACTTGGAAAGGAACCAAACTGATCAAGCTGAGGTTCATAGTCAAAGAAGCGTACTTTAATCCTGATCTCCCTTCGAAGTCTCCTGAGGAGTATAGTCTCGGATCACCTGACCTCAAAGAAAGGGCAAGCTTTGGCCCGAAAGGACAATTAGAG ATTGCATCAGAAGAGCTAATCCAGGCAGCTGGGATTGGCGATGTTGCCAAGGTAACCAGTCTGGTGAAGACTGGAGCCGTCCATGTGGATGTGTCGGACAGAAATGGCCACACTGCACTCTTTGCAGCAGCT ATTCACTGCCATCCCGATGTGATCAATGTGCTATTGGACAACTGTGCCAATGTGAACAAATTAGATGACATAGGAGTTACACCACTCAACGCTTGCTATCACATTCTCTACTGCTCAACGCGTCAG GTGAGGGCTCTGCTGAGACTGCTCCCTCGATTGGAGTACCCCTTATCTGACACCTCTCCTCCACTCTCTACCACACTCACTGactgcacactgcacacagCCGACTTTATGTCCACCCCTCACAACTCACACACCTCTCACACCCCTTGCTCTCACGGACATCATCACGACACCATCTCCACTGAAAAATGCTCCGAATGTAAGAGCCTTTGTGGAATACAGGTATCTCAGACGCACAATTttcaacacacaaacacaagcGACTTACAGAAGGTCCGCTCTTACCCTTTCCTTGAAGCACAAAACACTGGGAAAGTCACGTTCGGATCACTTAGCAACTTGTCTATAGAGCAAGAGCAAAGACTTAGCGACGGGATTCTGGAAAATCGAAGTGGAGAAAAATCGAAATCTCAAAACAACACAACTTTTGTCGAGAATGAGCCTGTTGCAACCTTCAATATGGGTCTAGCGATTGTGGAACAGCCTGTTGACTTAGCCGACAATCTCAatcacttacatgtatatcctcCGAGCAGTCGGCCAATGTCTAGCAGTCGGCCAATGTCTAGCAGTCGACCAATGTCTAGCAGTCAACCGATGTCTAGCCTGCTGGATAGCACACTTCTGAATAGTGCCTTGGGGGATCTGAATGCTGGGTACTCGGCCACTGCCAGCGTGAATAGCGATATTCTCGGAGTGAGTGTTGCCAGCACAGATTTCTTCTCACCCAGTGCCTGCTTCCCCGAATATGAAGTCAGGGCAATAAGTCAAGAATCTAGCTCCTCTCAAGAAAGCCTACATGATGTCTCTTTAGCTGTGGAACCTCCTGAGAAGAATGACGAAACTATAATCTTCAAAACCGACAAACTCGACAAACTCGAAACACACTTACAAGTCTCTCAAAAAACCTCCCCACGTCTGCTTCTGTTGCCCAACCAATTACACTCTGTAGGATTCAAGTCCCCTCTGGTCAGTTCCAGTGTGTTCTCGTCAACACAGTACGGGCCGATTGTGAGTGCTGCACAGAGCACCAGCCTCTCCTGCAGCTCTGGGAGTCTGGCCGAGTGCTCAACTCTCTCTGATATCACAGAGGGCAGTCTGGTTGAACTTAG TGTGAGAAGCTTCACAGTTGAGGAGACTATAGATATACTGCTGAAGAGAGGAGCTGACCCCAATGCATCCAGTCTCCCCCTCACACCGCTGGTCTATGCTATACGGTCTGGTGATGTGCAGGCAGTGGAACGACTGGCAGAGAGAGGGGCAGACGTCAACCAAACCTTGCCACTTCAG GTGGGTGGTCACTCTTCGCTGATGGAGGCTATTCGTCTGGTGGGACCCAACCCAGTCTGCATTATTGAGGTCTTGTTGAGGTACGGGGCTCTTGTCAACATACCTGTACATGCCTACAGTCTGGACCCAACCAG TAATCCTGAAGAAGCTTCTGAGAGTGGCTTGAGATCAACAGATGAGCCGTATAGAGTAGTGGACAAAGGAGCTACAAGTATTGAATGCAGTGTGTTGGCTGGTCAGAATAAGGGGGAGGGCAAGTACACTCCACTGCACATTGCCTGTTCACATAGAGAGCTCTCAGACACCACACATGAGGag TTGTCAAGCACAGTACTGGCTATGGTCGACCTGTTGCTAGGAGCTGGAGCCAGTGTCAATGTGGTTGCTATGGGACACTCGCCTCTTTCACTGGCCATCATAAATGGTCATGACAag GTGGTTGAAAGACTACTGGAACATGGTGGTGATCCGAACCTCCGGCTGGGTGCAGGAGTGGGCACAGCACTCTGCTCCCTCACCACACAGCAGGCTCTCAAGTGGAGGGATGGTACCACTTCCCTTCGAATG GTTGGAGAGCTCTTGCACCATGGAGCCAGTTTCACTCAGCCAGTCAAAGTGGCTGTCAAAGTGGTTGGCTCTGTGACTGACTTTGCCCATGCTGCACTCAAACAA GACAAGAAACTGTCCTGCCTCAAGTACAGTGCCCTGAACAAATCCGAGCGAGCTCGTTACATGGCCTGGAAAAAGTTACTGGACAACTTTGTGAACCTCTTCAAATGCAGAGCATTGTTCTCAATCTCTCTCACCG agtatgCGTGGGTTCAGGTTCAAATTGATGCAAAAATGGACAACAAGCTCCAAGTGATACGAGAGAGACCATCCTCAGCCATCCACTTCAAGCACCCCTCATTCCACAAGAGAACGAGGCACATACGTAGTGCAGGGGGTATGCCGTGTAAGAGGAGGGGCAAAGCCGAGCTACTCCCTACCTTCCCTCTACACACACTCGGCAGAGCACTTGCGAAGGTTACCAAACATCATGGGCCCACTCTGAATGGTGGTGGCAGCAAGATAGTGCTAGAAGAAGAAACTGCTCAAACTCTGAGCTCCAAAAAATCGCAGGAAAAACGATTGCTACAATTGAAAGATTTGTTTGGTTCAGCTTTGGAGATGTTTCGACTCAGTACTACTACTACTATTGAAGGGACTGCCTCAGAGGATCATACGTCCGCCGCAAACTACTCACCCCCCAAACAAGAGCAATGGACCCTATCGTGTTTCTGTTACGAGTGTGGACGGAGTGGGGTGCGACTGATCAAGTGCCCTGGGTGTTGTTACTTATACTATTGCAGTCAGGCATGTCGAGTGGAGGGCTACAAGAAGGGGCATAAAGAAGAGTGCTCAGGGGGATTCGTCAAACCAGCCAGCAAAACACCAAAACAGCCACGTAGTAGACAGATTTACAGGGCTTTTTAA
- the LOC135341439 gene encoding transmembrane and coiled-coil domain-containing protein 3-like isoform X2 has product MLLYSRLLFTVLLLSQILLLEGIKDAVLPQPLYGTNRKHHSNNNLWYSRKLGSSNFSSSDLFLILNKKTRLLNTLEEHIQSLSSQPEISSELKLKLDLLKVFKNELKATEKSLSTVLNDLSQTLSSDYRSLETIKNSCFVRLNDIRNAAVLVEEDYNIIVELEKEMKSLDHNSSMQTHYHVINGIFKEISHAADDLENTLQEHLFSYSKKSVGAEIETVIKVKDSRWYNHGLFHMAKDYNGKLKPIDLQEGMSILIDSSSNQYILSHHHDVTIPIEDHNLIYDIVYLILLSFLFGGISSLFKVPSSFGYIFAGTLLGPTGYNCIESVVQVETIGEFGVMFIVFVVGLEFTPEKLRKVWSIAVYGGNLMFVCSMVLAVLVGLVLSVHPVHSLFVAACLSLSSGPLAQRLIGDVDHDCKPTGELKTTSSSKDLHELTESRSHSDLATPLAGLLVVQDIQLGLLVALMPFMRGSDSSWLFWALQLIQVIFGFPLLLFLTRGLTYRLLEMFYKVLETTLNKSANLLLGSLAVCFILFLIAEMLGASLELGGFLAGVAVSSQGASADRVRKLVKPLRDLFAVFFFASLGFHVFPTFLRSEFITVCAVTLFIIFLKFSLTVGVLGLFLGPCQPSTWTLSLSLAQMSEFSFVLASRGRRLGIVSREVYLVILSTATVSLLMAPLLWHLFRSRLRRI; this is encoded by the exons ATGCTTCTGTACTCAAGACTACTGTTCACAGTTCTGCTACTCTCTCAAATTCTCCTGCTGGAAGGTATCAAAGATGCTGTTTTGCCCCAGCCCCTTTACGGGACAAATCGCAAACACCATTCGAATAACAATCTATGGTATTCTCGAAAGTTGGGGAGCAGTAATTTCTCTTCAAGTGATTTATTTCTAATTCTGAATAAGAAGACTCGATTACTGAATACACTTGAAGAGCACATTCAATCATTATCTAGCCAGCCGGAGATATCATCAGAGCTGAAACTGAAACTGGATTTGTTGAAAGTGTTCAAGAACGAGTTGAAAGCGACAGAAAAATCTCTTAGTACAGTTCTCAACGACCTGAGCCAAACACTGAGCAGTGATTATCGATCACTCGAGACAATTAAAAATAGCTGCTTTGTGCGATTGAATGACATTCGAAACGCTGCCGTTCTAGTGGAAGaagactataatataatagtgGAATTAGAGAAAGAAATGAAATCCCTTGACCATAATAGTAGTatgcaaacacactaccaCGTTATCAATGGCATATTTAAGGAGATATCTCACGCTGCAGATGACCTTGAGAACACGCTACAAGAACACTTATTCAGCTACTCAAAGAAATCTGTGGGCGCAGAAATAGAGACAGTGATCAAAGTGAAGGATTCGAGGTGGTATAATCATGGTCTCTTTCATATGGCCAAGGATTATAATGGCAAGTTGAAACCAATCGATCTACAAGAGGGCATGTCCATACTAATAGACTCGTCCAGTAATCAGTACATCTTATCACACCATCATGATGTTACCATACCGATAGAAGACCACAACCTAATCTATGACATTGTATACCTTATCCTACTTTCGTTCCTTTTTGGAGGCATCTCATCTCTGTTCAAAGTTCCCTCGAGTTTTGGCTACATATTTGCGGGTACCCTCCTCGGCCCGACCGGCTACAACTGCATAGAATCTGTAGTACAGGTGGAGACCATTGGAGAGTTTGGAGTCATGTTCATTGTGTTTGTGGTGGGGTTAGAGTTCACACCAGAGAAACTCAGAAAG GTGTGGAGCATTGCAGTGTATGGTGGCAACCTGATGTTTGTCTGCAGCATGGTCCTGGCAGTGTTAGTGGGACTGGTTCTGAGTGTACACCCTGTTCATAGCTTGTTTGTGGCTGcctgtctctctctctccagtGGACCCCTCGCACAGCGGCTCATAG GTGATGTTGACCATGACTGTAAACCAACTGGTGAATTGAAAACTACCAGTTCTTCAAAAGATT TACATGAGCTGACAGAGTCCCGTTCCCATTCCGACTTGGCCACACCCCTTGCCGGCCTCCTAGTGGTTCAGGACATTCAGCTTGGCTTACTGGTGGCCCTCATGCCGTTCATGAGGGGCTCGGACTCCAGCTGGCTATTCTGGGCGTTACAGTTGATACAGGTCATCTTTGGGTTCCCCCTACTTCTCTTCCTCACCAGAGGACTTACTTATAGACTACTGGAGATGTTCTACAA GGTTCTTGAGACTACTCTGAACAAGTCTGCCAATCTACTCCTTGGCTCTCTGGCTGTATGTTTTATTTTGTTTCTG ATTGCAGAGATGTTGGGAGCCTCGCTGGAGTTGGGTGGTTTCCTAGCTGGTGTGGCCGTGAGCTCTCAGGGAGCCAGTGCTGACAGG GTCAGAAAGTTGGTGAAGCCACTTAGAGACCTTTTTGCAGTGTTTTTTTTCGCATCTCTAG GATTCCATGTATTCCCAACATTCTTGAGATCGGAGTTCATCACTGTTTGTGCTGTCACACTGTTCATTATATTCCTCAAA ttctcgCTGACAGTGGGGGTCCTGGGGCTGTTCCTCGGTCCCTGTCAGCCCAGTACGTGGACTCTCTCCCTCAGTCTGGCTCAGATGAGTGAATTCTCCTTCGTTCTGGCGAGCAGGGGGCGGAGACTCGGTATCGTATCCAGAGAG GTGTACTTGGTAATACTGAGCACAGCGACTGTGAGTCTCCTCATGGCTCCCCTCCTGTGGCATCTCTTCCGATCCAGACTGAGGAGA ATCTGA
- the LOC135341430 gene encoding uncharacterized protein LOC135341430, with the protein MTETETKLPMYQQDVHQEASPTAPAGSYQPNAQQLEVQHHDERNDDDNNPQSKNDSDIILPIDPGDVPQQKYLSLEFDATFHEHKKTSLVKPMHDILGIVYKWTKLITYHVFVIIIGIPLMIVWALVNGITAFTYSWLWSPAMRITIFWIAATLPLVTMPLVTIFRPLTDVAARCLSQIRVKAALDGKGFVQNV; encoded by the exons ATGACTGAAACGGAGACCAAGCTTCCCATGTATCAACAAGATGTCCATCAAGAAGCCTCACCCACTGCCCCGGCCGGATCATACCAGCCAAACGCTCAGCAGCTAGAGGTACAACACCATGACGAGAGAAACGATGATGACAACAATCCGCAGTCCAAGAATGACTCCGACATAATACTTCCAATAGACCCAGGAGATGTCCCACAACAAAAATACCTCAGT cttgagTTTGACGCGACCTTCCACGAGCACAAGAAGACCAGTTTGGTGAAGCCAATGCATGATATCCTCGGAATTGTCTACAAATGGACGAAGCTCATCACTTATCACGTCTTTGTGATTATCATTGGGATTCCATTAATGATAGTCTGGGCTCTGGTAAATGGCATAACAGCATTCACCTATTCGTGGCTTTGGAGTCCTGCTATGCGTATCACTATCTTCTGGATTGCAGCTACACTACCTCTGGTTACCATGCCACTGGTGACCATCTTCAGGCCTTTGACAGATGTGGCAGCTCGCTGCCTCAGTCAGATCCGTGTAAAAGCAGCCCTCGATGGAAAAGGATTTGTTCAAAATGTATAA
- the LOC135341429 gene encoding uncharacterized protein LOC135341429 yields METKLPLYQQGVHRETLPTAPGSYQPYEADIEQLEVQHHGEKNDDDNNQQSKNDSDIILPIDPGDVPQQKYLSLEFDAAFHEHKKTSLVKPMHNILGIVYKWTKLITYHVFVIIIGIPLMIVWALVNGITAFTYSWLWSPAMRITIFWIAATLPLVTMPLVTIFRPLTDVAARCLSQIYVKAALDGKGFVQNV; encoded by the exons ATGGAGACCAAGCTTCCCCTATATCAACAAGGTGTCCATCGAGAAACCTTACCCACTGCCCCCGGATCATATCAGCCATATGAGGCAGACATTGAGCAGCTAGAGGTACAACACCATGGCGAGAAAAATGATGATGACAACAATCAGCAGTCCAAGAATGACTCAGACATAATACTTCCAATTGACCCAGGAGATGTCCCACAACAAAAATACCTCAGT cttgAGTTTGATGCGGCCTTCCACGAGCACAAGAAGACCAGTTTGGTGAAGCCAATGCACAATATCCTCGGAATTGTCTACAAATGGACGAAGCTCATCACTTATCACGTCTTTGTGATTATCATTGGGATTCCACTAATGATAGTCTGGGCTCTGGTAAATGGCATAACGGCATTCACCTACTCGTGGCTTTGGAGTCCTGCTATGCGTATCACTATCTTCTGGATTGCAGCTACACTACCTCTGGTTACCATGCCACTGGTGACCATCTTCAGGCCTTTGACAGATGTGGCAGCTCGCTGCCTCAGTCAGATCTATGTAAAAGCAGCCCTCGATGGAAAAGGATTTGTTCAAAATGTATAA